The Niallia alba genome includes a window with the following:
- the srlE gene encoding PTS glucitol/sorbitol transporter subunit IIB: MAQYRTIKIKKGNGGFGGPLIVTPTEQRNKIVYITGGGAKPDIVDRIAELTGAEPVNGFKTSVPDEQIAIAIIDCGGTLRCGIYPQKRIPTINIMPTGKSGPLAKFITEDIYVSAVGLNQIELVEEEALLENASAVEKEKDTPKKEYKYSSDKKISQTLAENQKQGLLTKIGLGAGKVISTFYQAGREAVQTLINTIIPFMAFVSLLIGIIQGSGVGNLFAKLMSPLAGNIIGLLLIGFICSLPFLSPLLGPGAVIAQIIGTLIGVEIGKGNIPPNLALPAVFAINTQCAADFIPVGLGLAEAEAETVEVGVPSVLYSRFLIGVPRVFVAWLASFGLYSN; the protein is encoded by the coding sequence ATGGCACAATATCGAACAATAAAAATAAAAAAAGGAAATGGTGGATTTGGTGGTCCATTAATTGTTACACCAACGGAGCAACGAAATAAAATTGTGTATATTACTGGTGGAGGAGCAAAACCAGATATTGTAGATAGAATTGCGGAATTAACTGGTGCTGAGCCAGTAAATGGATTTAAAACATCTGTACCAGATGAGCAAATTGCAATTGCTATTATAGATTGCGGCGGGACATTAAGATGTGGTATTTATCCACAAAAGAGAATCCCAACGATTAATATTATGCCTACTGGTAAAAGTGGACCTTTGGCAAAATTTATTACAGAAGACATCTATGTATCTGCAGTAGGATTAAATCAAATTGAACTTGTAGAAGAGGAAGCTTTATTAGAAAATGCTAGTGCTGTAGAAAAGGAAAAGGACACTCCTAAGAAAGAGTATAAATATAGTTCAGATAAAAAAATCTCTCAAACCTTGGCTGAAAATCAAAAACAAGGACTGCTTACCAAAATAGGTCTTGGCGCTGGTAAAGTTATTAGTACTTTTTATCAGGCTGGTCGTGAAGCAGTTCAAACATTAATAAACACCATTATCCCATTTATGGCCTTTGTCTCTTTATTAATTGGTATTATTCAAGGATCAGGAGTCGGAAACCTATTTGCTAAATTAATGTCACCGTTAGCGGGAAATATTATTGGTCTATTATTAATCGGATTTATTTGTTCCCTGCCGTTTCTTTCTCCTTTATTAGGACCTGGAGCAGTAATTGCACAAATTATTGGAACTTTGATTGGTGTTGAAATTGGAAAAGGAAATATCCCGCCAAATTTAGCATTGCCAGCCGTTTTTGCAATTAATACTCAATGTGCTGCTGATTTTATTCCAGTTGGGTTAGGCTTAGCAGAGGCAGAAGCAGAAACAGTTGAAGTAGGCGTACCGTCAGTACTCTACTCTAGGTTCTTAATAGGTGTACCACGAGTGTTTGTGGCTTGGTTAGCAAGCTTTGGATTATATAGTAATTAA
- a CDS encoding PTS glucitol/sorbitol transporter subunit IIA, translated as MALFNMPNRMKTIYENTINSIGPLATTFLEEKMIILFGDGAPQELAEFCYGIEIVDVEDSIKPGQKLLINNESFEITSVGEIVERNLTSIGHITIRFDGSTNPELPGTLYIEDKEMPVFEIGTKLKIVSK; from the coding sequence ATGGCATTATTCAATATGCCGAACAGGATGAAAACAATTTACGAAAACACAATTAATAGCATAGGGCCATTAGCCACAACTTTTTTAGAGGAAAAAATGATTATTCTTTTTGGGGATGGAGCACCTCAAGAATTAGCAGAGTTTTGCTATGGGATTGAAATAGTTGATGTAGAGGATAGTATCAAACCAGGTCAGAAATTATTAATAAATAATGAATCATTTGAAATTACCTCTGTAGGTGAAATTGTAGAACGAAACTTAACATCTATCGGCCATATTACGATCCGGTTTGATGGATCAACTAACCCTGAATTACCTGGTACTCTTTATATAGAAGATAAAGAAATGCCAGTTTTTGAAATTGGTACTAAGTTGAAAATAGTTTCAAAATAA
- a CDS encoding transaldolase family protein, with product MRLYIDSANLTQIERINEYYPISGVTTNPSILVKEKKHYTQSLQEIRKIIGEEKELFIQVIADSASEIVEEAEYFQELIPGKNIIKIPVTQEGIKAIKQLTSKNIPTLATTIYTPFQALIAANAGAKYVAPYVNRIDDLSGDGIRVVSDIIHLFTIHKISTEVLAASFKNVNQVYQACLSGAHSVTVAPEIIEKLIAFPATQRDVKVFQSQWNEAYGNEIGKEW from the coding sequence ATGAGACTTTATATTGATTCAGCAAATCTTACCCAAATTGAAAGAATAAATGAATATTATCCTATTTCGGGTGTAACAACAAACCCTTCTATTCTCGTAAAAGAGAAAAAGCATTATACTCAATCGCTTCAAGAGATTCGAAAGATAATAGGAGAAGAAAAGGAACTTTTTATCCAAGTTATTGCAGATAGTGCTAGTGAAATAGTAGAGGAAGCTGAATATTTCCAGGAGTTGATTCCAGGGAAAAACATTATAAAAATTCCAGTTACACAGGAAGGAATAAAAGCAATAAAACAATTAACCTCCAAAAATATTCCAACGTTAGCTACTACCATTTATACACCATTTCAAGCATTGATAGCTGCTAATGCAGGAGCAAAATATGTGGCTCCTTATGTTAATAGAATCGATGATTTATCAGGAGATGGAATCCGAGTAGTAAGTGATATTATTCATTTATTTACTATTCATAAAATCAGTACTGAAGTATTGGCAGCAAGTTTTAAAAACGTAAACCAAGTTTATCAAGCCTGTTTATCTGGAGCACATTCAGTGACTGTAGCTCCAGAAATAATCGAAAAGTTAATTGCTTTTCCAGCAACTCAAAGAGATGTGAAAGTATTTCAAAGTCAATGGAACGAAGCGTACGGTAATGAAATTGGAAAGGAGTGGTAA
- a CDS encoding Cof-type HAD-IIB family hydrolase gives METNQIVFFDLDGTLLTSELKVSESSIEAIKKLKEKGIEPIIATGRTLMEIGYILEATGINSVVAMNGQYVMYKGTVIYENPLEVRKVKELHLEAIKNRHEMAFYNAAKISVTSEGSTLIRKNYERVGGKYPPINKGLYDQEAIHLMLIFCEPGEETFYQEKFPHFQFIRNSPYGCDIYPAGKSKATGIEYLLSHLNCSVENTYAFGDGLNDLEMFELVKYPVAMGNAFDIVKKSATYVTTSNNEDGIANGLRLCGII, from the coding sequence ATGGAAACAAACCAGATTGTTTTTTTTGATTTAGATGGAACGCTTCTAACAAGCGAGCTTAAAGTGTCCGAAAGTTCAATAGAGGCAATAAAAAAGCTAAAAGAAAAAGGGATTGAGCCTATTATAGCAACAGGGAGAACTTTAATGGAAATTGGCTATATTTTAGAAGCGACGGGCATCAATTCAGTTGTTGCGATGAATGGACAGTATGTAATGTATAAGGGAACTGTCATTTATGAAAATCCATTAGAGGTAAGAAAGGTTAAAGAACTGCACTTAGAGGCAATAAAAAATAGGCATGAAATGGCCTTTTATAATGCTGCAAAGATAAGTGTTACGAGTGAGGGCTCTACTCTAATCAGGAAAAATTATGAAAGAGTAGGGGGGAAATATCCTCCGATAAATAAAGGCTTGTACGATCAAGAGGCTATTCATCTAATGTTAATCTTCTGTGAACCTGGTGAAGAAACCTTTTATCAAGAGAAATTTCCACATTTTCAGTTTATAAGAAATTCACCTTATGGATGTGATATCTATCCGGCTGGTAAGTCAAAGGCTACAGGTATAGAGTATTTACTTTCGCATTTAAATTGTTCTGTAGAAAATACATATGCATTTGGAGATGGATTAAATGATTTAGAAATGTTTGAGCTAGTAAAATATCCAGTTGCAATGGGAAATGCTTTTGACATTGTTAAAAAGTCAGCCACTTATGTTACAACAAGTAATAATGAAGATGGTATTGCAAATGGATTACGATTATGTGGAATTATATGA
- a CDS encoding beta-ketoacyl-ACP synthase III, whose translation MGTGIIGIGRELPEKILTNFDLEKMVDTNDEWIRTRTGIQERRIADDNTNTSDIALAAAKKAIADAGIHPEDIDMIMVATVTPDQSFPSVACMIQEKLGAKKAAAMDLSAACAGFMYGMVTAKQFIDTGVYKYVLVVGVEKLSKITNWEDRNTAVLFGDGAGAAVLGKVSEGRGILSFELGADGSGGKHLYLDDEDYIYMNGREVFKFAVRQMGESSENVLVKAGLSKEDVDFLIPHQANIRIMEASRQRLNLPEEKLSKTVHKYGNTSAASIPISLVEELEAGKIKEDDVLVMVGFGGGLTWGAIAMRWGK comes from the coding sequence TTGGGTACAGGAATAATTGGTATTGGCCGTGAACTTCCAGAGAAAATTTTAACAAACTTTGATTTAGAAAAAATGGTCGATACAAATGATGAATGGATTAGAACAAGAACTGGTATACAAGAACGAAGAATTGCAGATGACAATACAAATACATCTGATATTGCATTAGCTGCGGCCAAGAAAGCAATTGCTGATGCTGGTATTCATCCAGAAGATATCGATATGATTATGGTTGCAACTGTTACACCTGATCAATCATTTCCTTCTGTTGCATGTATGATTCAAGAAAAGTTAGGGGCTAAAAAAGCCGCTGCCATGGATTTAAGTGCTGCCTGCGCAGGATTTATGTATGGGATGGTAACAGCGAAGCAATTTATTGATACAGGTGTATATAAATATGTGTTAGTAGTTGGCGTAGAGAAGCTGTCCAAAATAACAAACTGGGAAGACCGTAATACTGCTGTTCTTTTTGGAGATGGAGCTGGAGCTGCTGTACTAGGTAAAGTTTCAGAAGGAAGAGGAATTCTTTCTTTTGAATTAGGAGCAGATGGTTCTGGTGGAAAACATCTTTATTTAGATGATGAAGACTATATTTATATGAATGGAAGAGAAGTCTTTAAATTTGCAGTTCGTCAAATGGGTGAAAGCAGTGAAAATGTTTTAGTAAAAGCAGGATTATCTAAGGAAGATGTAGATTTCCTTATACCACACCAAGCGAATATTCGCATAATGGAAGCGTCTAGACAAAGATTGAATTTACCAGAAGAGAAACTTTCTAAAACGGTTCATAAATATGGAAATACAAGTGCAGCGTCTATTCCAATTTCATTAGTGGAAGAACTAGAAGCAGGCAAAATTAAAGAAGATGATGTGCTTGTAATGGTCGGTTTCGGTGGAGGCTTGACTTGGGGCGCAATTGCTATGCGTTGGGGAAAATAA
- the fabF gene encoding beta-ketoacyl-ACP synthase II produces the protein MSTNKRVVVTGIGAVTPLGNDAITTWENIVAGVSGIGPLTRINADEYPAKVAAEVKEFNPEDFMDKKDARKMDRFTQYALAASLMAVKDADLQITDENAPRVGVWIGSGIGGMETFENQYEIFQKRGYKRVSPFFVPMLIPDMASGQVSITLGARGVNSCTVTACATGTNSIGDAFKVIQRGDADAMITGGAEAPITKMSVAGFCANTALSFNPDPKTASRPFDANRDGFVIGEGAGIVVLEELEHALARGAKIYAEIVGYGSTGDAYHITSPAPGGEGGARAMKMAINDAGLAPEDVSYINAHGTSTAYNDKFETMAVKEVFGDYAYKVPMSSTKSMTGHLLGAAGGIEAIFSVLAIRDSILPPTINFETADPDCDLDYVINTHRKQEVNVAMSNSLGFGGHNATIVFKKYQ, from the coding sequence ATGAGTACGAATAAAAGAGTAGTTGTTACTGGAATTGGGGCTGTAACGCCACTTGGTAATGATGCAATAACTACCTGGGAAAATATTGTTGCTGGAGTTTCAGGAATTGGACCATTAACAAGAATTAATGCTGATGAATATCCAGCAAAAGTAGCTGCAGAAGTGAAGGAATTTAATCCAGAAGATTTTATGGATAAAAAAGATGCAAGAAAAATGGATCGCTTTACACAATATGCGCTTGCAGCTTCTTTGATGGCTGTTAAAGATGCTGATTTACAAATCACGGATGAAAATGCACCACGTGTGGGAGTATGGATTGGCTCTGGTATTGGTGGAATGGAAACATTCGAAAATCAATATGAAATCTTCCAAAAAAGAGGGTATAAACGAGTAAGTCCTTTCTTTGTACCAATGTTAATTCCGGATATGGCATCTGGACAAGTTTCAATAACATTAGGAGCAAGAGGCGTAAATTCTTGTACTGTTACTGCATGTGCAACTGGAACAAACTCAATCGGAGATGCGTTTAAAGTTATTCAGCGTGGAGATGCTGATGCAATGATTACTGGTGGCGCAGAAGCACCTATTACAAAGATGTCTGTTGCTGGTTTCTGTGCGAATACTGCCTTATCTTTCAATCCAGATCCGAAAACAGCAAGCAGACCATTTGATGCAAATCGTGATGGCTTTGTTATTGGAGAGGGAGCAGGAATTGTTGTACTTGAAGAATTAGAACATGCTTTAGCAAGAGGCGCTAAAATTTATGCAGAAATAGTTGGATATGGTTCAACTGGAGACGCTTATCATATTACTTCACCTGCACCAGGTGGCGAAGGTGGAGCAAGAGCAATGAAGATGGCAATTAATGATGCTGGACTTGCACCAGAAGATGTTTCTTATATTAATGCACATGGTACAAGTACTGCATATAACGATAAGTTCGAAACAATGGCTGTAAAAGAAGTATTTGGAGATTATGCTTATAAAGTTCCAATGAGTTCTACAAAATCAATGACTGGTCACTTATTAGGTGCAGCAGGTGGAATTGAGGCTATTTTTAGTGTATTGGCAATAAGAGATAGTATCTTACCACCAACTATTAATTTTGAAACGGCAGATCCCGATTGTGACCTAGATTATGTAATTAATACCCATAGAAAACAAGAAGTAAATGTAGCGATGAGTAATTCTCTAGGCTTCGGTGGCCATAACGCTACAATAGTATTTAAGAAATATCAATAA
- a CDS encoding Fur family transcriptional regulator — protein MLSIEKAKNLLKEKNVRLTPQRLELINILSKDNKHWTVDEIYHVLNENMPSVSITTVYNNVHLFTELQLLKEIQFGEGLSKYEWKKEEHYHIVCSDCGEIVDIWYPTLREVEAFAKSISKFIISSHSLQFYGTCQQCSKA, from the coding sequence ATGCTGAGTATAGAAAAGGCTAAAAACCTATTGAAAGAAAAAAATGTCCGTTTAACGCCACAAAGGCTAGAATTAATTAATATACTTTCTAAAGATAATAAGCATTGGACAGTAGATGAAATTTATCATGTACTAAATGAGAATATGCCATCAGTAAGTATTACGACTGTCTATAATAACGTTCATTTATTCACGGAATTGCAGTTGTTAAAAGAGATACAATTTGGAGAAGGCTTAAGTAAATATGAATGGAAAAAAGAGGAACATTATCATATTGTCTGTAGTGATTGTGGAGAGATAGTAGATATTTGGTATCCTACATTAAGGGAGGTAGAAGCATTTGCGAAATCCATATCTAAATTCATTATCAGCTCCCATAGTCTCCAATTTTATGGAACCTGTCAGCAGTGTTCAAAAGCATAA
- a CDS encoding DUF2268 domain-containing protein has product MGVIETNKWLEDDFYEPTSICEHFKATFNGDKTQNIYRYLMDFGMYKPSRRSKQTFEKMKELDTWNKIDRFFKKYKKKWNGPDVPIYIFPFQASWRGDENKSGVSFPNQLFLFIGEVENDKELEALFIHEYHHVCRIHHQKKDIENYTLLDSIIMEGLAELAVKKNCGEAYNANWCHLYEEDKIKKFWGKELKEHLDVKKTEEIHDQLLYGYGRYPRMIGYNTGFYLVNTYHSQKKIAEKMHFTIKSEAFL; this is encoded by the coding sequence GTGGGGGTAATCGAAACAAATAAATGGTTAGAGGATGACTTTTATGAGCCAACTTCTATATGTGAACATTTTAAAGCAACATTTAATGGAGATAAAACTCAAAATATATATCGATATTTAATGGACTTTGGAATGTATAAGCCATCAAGACGTTCAAAGCAAACATTTGAAAAAATGAAAGAACTAGATACATGGAATAAAATAGACCGATTTTTTAAAAAGTATAAGAAAAAATGGAATGGACCAGATGTACCTATATATATTTTTCCTTTTCAGGCTTCCTGGAGAGGAGATGAAAATAAATCCGGTGTATCGTTTCCAAATCAACTTTTCTTGTTTATTGGAGAAGTAGAAAATGATAAGGAGCTAGAAGCCCTTTTTATCCACGAATACCATCATGTTTGCCGAATTCATCATCAAAAAAAAGATATTGAGAATTATACATTACTAGATTCTATTATCATGGAAGGATTAGCTGAGCTTGCCGTTAAGAAAAACTGTGGAGAAGCATATAATGCCAACTGGTGTCACTTATATGAAGAGGATAAAATAAAGAAATTTTGGGGTAAAGAGCTAAAGGAGCATCTAGATGTAAAAAAAACAGAAGAGATACATGATCAATTATTGTATGGATATGGACGCTATCCACGAATGATTGGTTATAATACAGGCTTCTATCTAGTTAATACTTATCATTCTCAAAAAAAAATAGCAGAAAAAATGCACTTTACAATAAAAAGCGAAGCATTTTTATAA
- a CDS encoding YjbA family protein, which produces MQYLHDVWVNWFEGEENGYNVCHFHEWRKDDGVELLDQVPLLKVDSCLYNYIENDLAEIPRQLLEEIYQKAYLRKNHERIQLDYCFVVSDGIGLLVVDTIGYSVPIRKSRMIPRQEQLAYELLENQETIYYNFQNNEEKKEFHILSPEPHVMNGLTRKERQLKQLLFMALDQLYSSENVAEVRYWYTEWSPERYFEIQHLNFEHAWNELFECTKYGWSNKHEQFCENIIKGQPFFEKLWEMEHGPKVN; this is translated from the coding sequence ATGCAGTATCTTCATGATGTTTGGGTAAATTGGTTTGAAGGGGAAGAAAACGGATATAATGTTTGTCACTTTCATGAATGGAGAAAAGATGATGGTGTTGAATTATTGGATCAAGTTCCGCTATTGAAAGTAGACTCATGTTTATACAATTACATAGAAAATGATTTAGCGGAAATACCACGACAATTATTAGAAGAAATTTATCAAAAGGCATATCTACGAAAAAATCATGAACGAATTCAATTAGATTATTGTTTTGTAGTTTCTGATGGAATTGGTCTTTTAGTAGTAGATACAATAGGTTATTCTGTACCAATTAGGAAGAGCCGAATGATACCTAGACAAGAACAGTTAGCCTATGAACTGCTTGAAAATCAAGAAACTATTTATTATAACTTTCAAAACAACGAAGAAAAGAAAGAATTCCATATTTTATCACCTGAGCCGCATGTGATGAATGGATTAACAAGAAAAGAAAGACAATTAAAGCAATTATTGTTTATGGCGCTAGATCAACTATATTCGTCTGAAAATGTGGCAGAAGTTCGCTATTGGTATACGGAATGGAGTCCGGAACGTTATTTTGAGATTCAGCATTTAAATTTTGAACATGCATGGAATGAACTATTTGAGTGTACAAAATACGGTTGGTCGAATAAGCATGAGCAGTTTTGTGAGAATATTATAAAAGGTCAGCCGTTTTTTGAAAAGCTATGGGAAATGGAGCATGGTCCGAAAGTAAATTAA
- the trpS gene encoding tryptophan--tRNA ligase: MMKTIFSGIQPSGTITLGNYIGALSQFVELQDEYNCFFCIVDQHAITVPQDRLVLRNNIRSLAALYLAVGIDPQKATLFIQSEVPAHAQGAWLMQCVSYIGELERMTQFKDKSTGKDAVSAALLTYPPLMAADILLYSTDIVPVGEDQKQHLELTRDLAERFNKKYNDILTIPEVRIPKVGARIMSLQDPTKKMSKSDTNNKATITLLDEPAQIIKKVKSAVTDSEGIVKFDRENKPGVSNLLSIYSILSEESIPSLEAKYEGKGYGEFKTDLANVVVDALKPIQEKYNELMNSTELDDILDEGAAKANKVAGKMIKKMENAMGLGRKRR, translated from the coding sequence ATGATGAAAACTATCTTTTCTGGAATTCAACCTAGTGGAACTATCACATTAGGAAATTATATTGGTGCATTAAGCCAATTTGTGGAGTTGCAAGACGAATACAATTGTTTCTTCTGTATTGTGGATCAGCATGCTATAACAGTACCGCAAGACCGGCTGGTACTTAGAAATAACATTCGTAGCTTAGCTGCCCTTTACTTAGCTGTGGGTATTGATCCCCAAAAAGCTACTTTATTTATTCAATCTGAAGTTCCTGCCCATGCTCAAGGAGCTTGGTTGATGCAATGTGTCTCTTATATCGGCGAATTAGAGAGAATGACACAGTTCAAAGACAAATCAACTGGCAAAGATGCTGTGTCTGCCGCTTTATTAACATACCCACCATTAATGGCTGCAGATATTCTTTTATATAGTACAGATATCGTTCCAGTTGGAGAAGACCAAAAGCAACATCTTGAATTAACTCGTGATCTTGCCGAACGTTTTAATAAAAAATACAATGACATTCTGACAATTCCAGAAGTGCGCATTCCAAAAGTGGGGGCAAGAATCATGTCCTTACAAGATCCTACAAAAAAAATGAGTAAATCCGATACAAATAACAAAGCAACTATCACTTTGTTGGACGAACCAGCCCAAATTATTAAGAAAGTCAAAAGCGCTGTTACAGACTCAGAAGGTATAGTTAAATTTGACCGAGAAAACAAGCCAGGCGTGTCCAATTTATTATCTATTTACTCTATCCTTTCTGAGGAAAGTATTCCAAGCCTAGAAGCAAAATACGAAGGTAAAGGCTATGGAGAGTTTAAAACAGACTTAGCGAATGTTGTAGTTGATGCATTAAAACCAATTCAAGAAAAATACAACGAGCTAATGAATTCGACTGAATTAGATGACATTTTAGATGAAGGCGCAGCAAAGGCAAATAAAGTCGCAGGTAAAATGATTAAAAAAATGGAAAATGCGATGGGATTAGGTCGTAAACGCCGTTAA
- a CDS encoding peptide ABC transporter substrate-binding protein produces the protein MRKRMLVLMSLVLILSAFLAACGNDKGGSDKSSSQNLRLNIVSEPPTLHPALATDSTSGGVLIQTFEGLTRIDKDGVPQPAMAEDIQVSDDQLTYTFKIREDATWTNGDPVTAEDFEYAWKWAIDPQNQSQYAYQLYSIKGAEAANNGEGSLDDVAVKVVNEKTLEVTLVNPTPYFLQLLAFYTYFPVNKNVAEANPDWYKDAGDDYVTNGPFKMTEWNHSESILLEKNEDYWDADTVKLETVEMSMVEEPTTELSMFDNDELDWAGLPFGALPTDSIKALKDNGDLNVKAIAGTYWYKFNTEEKPFNNENIRKALTYAIDRKAIVEQITQGGQIPAMAVVPPTMFSENEKGYFKDNDIEAAKAALEKGLKEEGYASVKDLPKITLSYNTSEAHAKIAQAVQDMWKKNLGIDVELDNEEWQVYLEKIDSGDYQIGRMSWSGDYNDAFNFLELYRDANGGNNDTGWENPEYKELLIASQKETDEAKRKQLLQDAEAILMNELPIAPVYFYTNTWVQKENLKDVVISGLGEAQLKWAHFE, from the coding sequence ATGAGAAAAAGAATGCTTGTACTAATGAGCTTAGTGCTAATACTAAGTGCTTTTCTTGCTGCATGTGGTAATGACAAAGGTGGTAGTGATAAATCATCATCACAAAACTTACGTCTGAATATCGTTTCAGAGCCACCAACATTACATCCAGCATTAGCTACAGATTCAACATCAGGTGGTGTGTTAATTCAAACATTTGAAGGATTAACACGTATTGATAAAGATGGTGTTCCTCAGCCTGCTATGGCAGAAGATATCCAAGTTTCGGATGATCAATTAACCTATACATTCAAAATTCGTGAAGATGCTACATGGACAAATGGTGATCCAGTAACAGCTGAAGATTTTGAATATGCTTGGAAATGGGCAATTGACCCTCAAAATCAATCTCAATATGCATATCAACTATATTCCATAAAAGGTGCGGAAGCAGCAAATAATGGTGAAGGCAGTCTTGATGATGTGGCTGTTAAAGTTGTGAACGAAAAAACATTAGAAGTGACATTAGTAAATCCTACACCTTATTTCTTGCAACTATTAGCTTTTTATACTTATTTCCCAGTTAATAAAAATGTCGCAGAAGCAAATCCAGATTGGTATAAAGATGCTGGAGATGACTATGTTACAAATGGTCCATTCAAAATGACAGAGTGGAATCATAGTGAATCGATCCTTCTAGAAAAGAATGAAGACTATTGGGATGCTGACACAGTTAAATTAGAGACAGTAGAAATGTCAATGGTGGAAGAGCCAACAACCGAACTAAGTATGTTTGATAACGATGAGTTAGATTGGGCTGGCTTACCATTTGGAGCATTACCTACCGATTCCATTAAAGCATTGAAAGACAATGGGGACCTAAATGTGAAAGCAATCGCAGGTACTTATTGGTATAAATTTAATACAGAAGAAAAGCCATTTAACAATGAAAATATTCGCAAAGCATTAACATATGCGATTGATCGTAAAGCAATTGTTGAGCAAATTACACAAGGTGGACAAATTCCAGCTATGGCAGTTGTTCCTCCAACAATGTTCTCAGAAAACGAAAAAGGTTACTTTAAAGATAATGATATCGAAGCAGCAAAAGCCGCTCTTGAAAAAGGGTTGAAAGAAGAAGGCTATGCAAGTGTAAAAGATTTACCAAAAATCACTTTATCTTACAATACAAGTGAAGCACATGCGAAGATTGCACAAGCAGTACAAGATATGTGGAAGAAGAATCTTGGAATCGACGTAGAATTAGATAACGAAGAATGGCAAGTATATTTAGAAAAAATTGATTCTGGTGACTATCAAATTGGACGTATGTCATGGTCTGGTGACTATAATGACGCATTTAATTTCCTAGAGCTTTACCGTGATGCAAACGGTGGAAATAACGACACTGGTTGGGAAAACCCAGAATACAAAGAACTTCTTATTGCTTCACAAAAAGAAACAGATGAGGCGAAGCGTAAACAGTTATTACAAGATGCAGAAGCTATTCTTATGAACGAACTTCCAATTGCGCCAGTTTATTTCTATACAAACACATGGGTGCAAAAAGAGAACCTGAAAGATGTAGTAATTTCAGGCTTAGGAGAAGCTCAGTTAAAATGGGCACATTTTGAATAA
- a CDS encoding ABC transporter permease produces the protein MIKYLTKRLLFMAISLWLIITATFFFMRMAPGNPFTSEKKMPPAIEANLNAHYGLDQPWYVQYGEYLLRVVQWDFGPSFKYKSQTVNQLINEGFPVSLVLGLEAIFIALAIGVTLGVIAALRHNKWQDYLAMIVAVLGISVPSFIMAAFLQYIFAMKLGIFPVARWGTFMQSVLPAVALAAGPTAFIARLTRSSMLEVLSNDYIKTAKAKGISGFNITVKHAIRNAILPVVSYMGPLSAGIVTGSFVIEKIFGIPGLGSQFVKSINNRDYTAIMGVTVFYSIILLVSVLLVDLLYGLIDPRIKLSSGKKGA, from the coding sequence ATGATTAAGTACTTGACAAAACGTTTGCTGTTTATGGCAATATCCTTATGGTTAATCATTACAGCAACGTTTTTCTTCATGAGAATGGCACCGGGTAACCCATTTACATCGGAAAAGAAAATGCCACCTGCAATCGAAGCAAATTTAAATGCCCATTATGGTCTTGATCAGCCTTGGTATGTTCAATATGGAGAATATTTGCTACGTGTAGTTCAATGGGATTTTGGTCCATCTTTTAAATATAAGAGCCAAACTGTTAATCAATTAATTAATGAAGGGTTTCCCGTTTCATTAGTATTGGGATTAGAAGCAATATTCATTGCTTTAGCAATTGGTGTTACCTTAGGAGTAATCGCGGCATTAAGACATAATAAATGGCAAGATTACTTAGCGATGATTGTTGCTGTATTAGGAATTTCGGTTCCATCTTTTATAATGGCCGCTTTTTTACAATATATTTTTGCAATGAAACTAGGCATTTTCCCTGTAGCTAGATGGGGGACTTTTATGCAAAGTGTTCTACCAGCAGTGGCTCTAGCAGCAGGTCCTACAGCTTTTATTGCCCGTTTAACTAGATCTTCTATGTTAGAAGTATTAAGCAATGACTATATTAAAACAGCAAAAGCAAAAGGGATTAGCGGTTTTAATATTACAGTGAAGCATGCCATCCGTAATGCGATCCTTCCAGTTGTTTCTTACATGGGTCCATTATCTGCGGGAATTGTTACAGGTAGTTTTGTAATAGAGAAAATCTTCGGGATTCCTGGTCTTGGATCACAGTTCGTAAAAAGCATAAACAACCGTGATTATACAGCGATTATGGGAGTAACTGTTTTTTATAGTATTATCCTGTTAGTATCTGTTCTTCTTGTCGACTTGTTGTACGGATTAATAGATCCTCGAATAAAACTATCGAGCGGGAAGAAAGGAGCGTAA